A stretch of Culicoidibacter larvae DNA encodes these proteins:
- a CDS encoding InlB B-repeat-containing protein: protein LTQPTDSSVNLDALTNPTRAGYSFVGWFDNADTQHSGTFTMPVGGLSLKAKWTADDQVISFNTKGGTGVASITAKTDTTVDLDTVSTTRPGYQFDGWYVGSTQYTGVVTVPAGGLALEARWTALDQTITFDVNGGNIATQPADIIQVTDSTVDLSAVTAPTWFGHKFLGWKDAADTSYSGTITMPAGGLNLIADWQDLIADGTWQIDANNIKMTLSEF, encoded by the coding sequence TTGACGCAACCAACAGATTCATCAGTGAATCTTGATGCATTAACCAACCCAACAAGAGCCGGATATAGCTTTGTCGGATGGTTCGATAATGCTGACACACAACACAGCGGCACATTCACAATGCCAGTTGGCGGATTAAGCCTCAAAGCAAAATGGACCGCAGATGACCAAGTGATTAGTTTCAACACCAAAGGTGGAACAGGTGTTGCCTCAATCACTGCGAAAACTGATACAACCGTTGACCTTGATACCGTAAGTACAACACGTCCTGGTTACCAATTTGATGGTTGGTATGTAGGCAGTACACAATACACTGGTGTTGTAACCGTACCAGCAGGCGGACTTGCGCTAGAAGCACGCTGGACAGCATTAGACCAAACCATCACTTTCGATGTGAATGGTGGTAACATAGCTACCCAACCGGCAGACATCATTCAAGTAACTGACAGCACAGTTGACTTAAGTGCGGTCACTGCACCAACATGGTTTGGACACAAGTTCTTAGGTTGGAAAGATGCGGCAGATACAAGTTACAGCGGTACAATCACTATGCCAGCAGGCGGATTAAACCTAATCGCTGATTGGCAAGACTTGATTGCTGATGGCACTTGGCAAATTGATGCTAACAACATCAAAATGACCTTATCTGAATTCTAA
- a CDS encoding LPXTG cell wall anchor domain-containing protein yields MATVYLEEVSSATTLSTYAFDDQVQAFNATSTSLQTAINIELYTEPQTALPTTGDDTAMIGIISGTSIISLAGIIIYRRRK; encoded by the coding sequence ATGGCTACTGTTTACCTCGAAGAGGTTTCATCAGCTACAACACTTAGCACATATGCTTTTGATGACCAGGTGCAAGCTTTTAACGCAACAAGCACAAGTTTGCAAACAGCTATTAATATTGAACTCTACACTGAACCTCAAACAGCATTACCAACAACCGGTGATGACACAGCAATGATTGGCATTATTAGTGGGACAAGTATTATTAGTTTGGCAGGAATAATTATATATCGCCGTAGAAAATAA
- a CDS encoding SPL family radical SAM protein, producing the protein MQFREVTCSKAMTKLNSKYQPYSWDLNIYRGCSHRCQYCFAIYSHQYLDYDAEDFFETIHVKTNVVDSLEQQLRAKSWKQEVINLGGVTDSYQAAERKYQLMPDIIRLLIKYKTPAIISTKSELILRDFDLWHELSQVTAVNIASTIISYDAELLQKIEPGTPSPQARMAMLHEFRKTNAATGVHIMPIIPYINDGVEQTAELLAAAKAAEVDYVLPGTLYLRGSTKPHFLKFIHQTFPEHHQALVQLYNNREQRQLYKRNMYQTLLKQIDDYRLSRNYMAPLLARMPKQAQQLQLIL; encoded by the coding sequence ATGCAGTTTCGTGAAGTGACGTGCAGTAAAGCGATGACTAAGCTGAATAGTAAATACCAGCCATATTCATGGGATTTGAATATTTATCGCGGTTGCAGTCATCGCTGCCAATATTGTTTTGCTATTTATTCACATCAGTATCTTGATTATGATGCGGAGGATTTTTTTGAGACGATTCATGTGAAAACGAATGTTGTTGATAGCTTGGAGCAACAGTTGCGGGCAAAATCTTGGAAGCAGGAAGTCATCAATCTTGGCGGCGTTACTGATAGTTATCAGGCGGCAGAACGCAAGTATCAGCTGATGCCGGATATTATCCGCTTGTTGATTAAGTATAAAACGCCAGCGATTATTTCCACTAAATCAGAGCTGATTCTACGCGATTTCGATCTTTGGCATGAGCTTTCGCAAGTAACTGCAGTAAATATTGCCTCAACTATTATCAGTTATGACGCTGAATTATTGCAGAAGATTGAACCGGGCACGCCATCGCCGCAAGCGCGTATGGCGATGCTGCATGAGTTTCGCAAAACCAATGCCGCAACCGGGGTGCATATTATGCCAATCATTCCCTATATCAATGATGGTGTTGAGCAGACTGCTGAGCTACTGGCTGCCGCTAAAGCCGCCGAGGTTGACTATGTACTGCCAGGCACATTGTATCTGCGTGGCTCAACCAAGCCGCACTTTCTCAAGTTTATTCACCAAACTTTCCCTGAGCACCACCAAGCATTAGTTCAACTCTATAATAATCGCGAACAACGCCAACTCTATAAACGCAACATGTATCAAACCCTGCTCAAACAAATTGATGACTACCGACTCTCAAGAAATTATATGGCACCCTTACTTGCACGGATGCCCAAACAAGCGCAGCAGTTACAATTGATTTTATGA